In the genome of Chryseobacterium sp. 52, the window TATAGTCACCACACGAGATCTTATCATGTTTCAGGAATTTCTCTCCGGTATCTTTATTGAGGTAGGATTTTTTGAAATCGTTTTTAAAATCGCTTTTTGAAAGCTTGATCTCTATTTCATGGCTGAATCCTTCAGAATCTATAAACAGCATATCCGCTTCCCAGTCGGCCTGGAAATAGTTTGTCAGTACAATTTCTTTTTCAAAATCGCAGTGAGAATGGATATAGGCATGAACAAGTTCTTCTATCTTCAGCATGACAATTAAAGTTTACATTGAGATTTACTTTTTCTGAAGTTCCACGACACCGTAATGCAGCCATATTCCAAAAACACCTGTTTTGGTAAGATAGGTTTCTTCTTTCCCGAATGTAACGGTAGTATTGGGTTGTGTCTGACAAATAAAAAAATGTCCGCCATCAATACAGTCCATCTTCCCTTGCTTGTGCAGATCGGTCCAGCCAAATTCTTCATAGGCATCTTCTTTATTTTCTACATCAAATAAAAACCGCTTAACTGTGATTTTATCCTTACCCCCATCTCTTTTTGAGATCATGGACCAACGGGCTAAATCTGATTCTTCCTTAGATGGAATTTCATCAGGATCAGCCTCTTTAATTCTTGTAATAATCAAAGTATCTTCGGTCTTGGAACCTTCTCTGTTAAGTGTATTAACAATATAATTTCCCGACCAGATATCCTTTTCTGTCTTTTTTTGAGCAGATAACAGAGTAGATACCCCTATCAACATTAAAAATATAAAGAAACTTTTTACCTGGTCCGTCATAAGAAATCGTTATTTGTTTGAATCTGAATTTTAAGAGACCAATAAACTGCATCCACGGATATCAGAGTGGTCTATTCTACCCAATACCTGGAATTTATCTTCTGCAAGCGTTTTACCCAGATCCTGTGTGGCAATGAAACAACATGAATGGATATTGGCGAGATCAATAATATTTACAGCTCCGGTTCTCCCCTCTTCTTCATAGGAAAAAGGATCTTCTGCATTCCGTACTAATATTTTCATCCAGTTTGGACATTTATATTCATTATTTCCAAGAGAATACGCCTGTGAGAGCAATTCCGTCATTGAATATTCTGAATAGATTTTATCTGTTTTGAATCCTGTTTGCAGAATTTTCAACAGTTCATCTTTGGTCATTTCTTCTTTTCTGCCCTTCATCCCTCCGGTTTCTATAACTGTCAGATTCTGTGATTCAGCCATGGAGAAGTTAAGAGATTCAACGGTATCCAGAAAGTCAAGCAGAGCAAAAGAGACTCCGAAAAGAATGACTTTCTTGTCTTTCAAACTATTTAAAAGCTCAAATAATTCGGAATGATTGTAAAGAAAATATCCGTTTTCGGGTTTTGCAGATTTCTTCATCAGATAATCTACCATATAGATCAGAGAAGAATTCTGTTTCTCCAGATAGCTTGGAAGCAGTCCCAGGAAAATAAAATCTTCCGGCTTTCCTATAAACTGTTCAAAACTCTTATAAATGCTCTCTTCATAGAGATCAGGATCTGCAATAAAGTGTTTTGAAAGATTCATTTGTGTAGTTCCTGAGCTCTGAAAAAACAGATCTGCCGTTGCCTCTTTATTCAGAATCTGATGATTTTTAAACATTTCTATCGGCAGGAAAGGAATTTTGGTCAGACTGCGAACCTCATCAGGATTTATTTTCAGAAAATCCACGAACTTTCTATATATCTCAACATTTTCATACTGATAATGAAAAGCTGCCAACGATGCATCCAGGAAATCCTGTTCTGTCTGTATGCTGAATATATTTTTCAATTTATATAAGACTATTTTCAACCTATTACATACTCATAATGAGAAATTTACGTAAAAGATTTATTTTTTTAATATTTTTTTAACCGAAGAAGTATACTTTGGTCAACTTCTTGCAATTATTAATTCGGAATATGGATTAAAAACAAGAGTGGACTTCGGTTCATTCGAAGATTACCTCTCTCAGGGGTAATTTTTTTTTGTGCCGTCTTTAAAAGTTTTCAGTTCAAAATCCTTCTCAAAAACGCCATAGGTAAAATAGGAGATCCAGTCTCCCAGATTGATATATTTCGCTTTCTGCTCCATATCCAGCACCATCGGAAGATGGCGGTGACCGTAAATAAAATAATCAATTTCCTGCGTCTTCAGTTTTTCTTTTGAATAAATGATCAGGAACTCTTTCTCTTCTCCTAAAAATGCTTTGTCCTCTTCTCCGGAGATCATTTTATTTTTCTGGGAAAGATACAATGCGAGCTTCATGGCAATATCCGGATGCAACCATTTGAAAAACCATTGTGCCACAGGATTTGTGAACAGTTTTTTCATTCTTTTATAGCCTTTATCACCAGGTCCGAGGCCATCTCCATGGGCCAGCAAAAACTGTTTTCCACCCATTTCAAAATACTGTTTCTTATAAAAAACAGTACATCCTATTTCTTCTTCCAGATAGTCTTTCATCCAAAGATCATGGTTTCCTACAAAGAAATAGATATGGATTCCCCTGTCTTTCAGTTCGGCTATTTTTCCGAGAACACGTACATATCCTTTTGGGATAACATGTTTCCATTCATGCCAGAAATCAAAAAGATCCCCCATTAAAAACAAAACCTGAGCATCTTCCTTGATCTCGTCCATCCAGCGGATAAACTTTTCTTCACGCACTTTGCTCTCCTTAGGATTGGGAGCGCCAAAATGCTGATCTGAAGCAAAATACACCTTTTTTCCAGGTTCTAAATTAATAATTGTTTTTAACACCGGTCTGAATTTTTATTGGTGAGTTACTGTTACTTATTATCTTCTGCGAACCATTCTCCATAAGAGTTTTCTGTTTCGTGAAGTTTAAGGTAGGCCAGAGAAACCTCAGCCGGAAGTTTAGATTTTATTTTTGCGGCAATAGCATAGAGCATATTCTCACAGGTAGGCTGGAAACTGCAGTAGATCACTTTGTGTCCTTTATTTTCAAGATCTTCACCTAATTCTTTGTGTGGAGACAATGCATTCACAAGAACCGCATGATCCCAAAGATCCACAATCTCAGATTTTACGATACTTTTAATATCTCCGAAATCTACAACCATCCCGTTTTTGGAATTTTCCAAATCATTAATCACCTTTCCTTTTACCGTTACAAACAGTTTATAGGAATGTCCGTGCATATTTTTACATTTCCCATCATAGTTGTACAGCACATGAGCTGTTTCGAATGTGAAAATTTTTGTAATACGTATCATGGTACAAAGATATGACAAAACATAATTATAAGTAGTGTATTAAATCCGGAAAAAGAAATAGTGTGCTGCCTTTTTATCTGGTAATCTCATTGTATTCCTGAACAGAGATTTTATAAAATCAAGTTCCCGTTTTTAAAATAATAACCGTTTAACCATTTTTTTTGATTTTTTTTTTGCAACTCTGAAGTTGCAAAAATGAATTAACTAATTATTTAAAATAATAGTAAGAATTAATACAAAATCAAGAATTTAAAAATAAAATAATTTAAAAAAATCACCGAACCCCTTGTTTTACCATGCATTACATTAATTTAAAATGAGTAGATTTTAATTAATATCCTATATTTGTGAAATAAGATCACAAAAAAAATTATCATTTGTATTAATATAAAAATTAATCAATTGCCTGGAAAAGTAAGGCAATTTTACCTCAAAAAAAATATTATGAAAAAAAAACTATTATTTTGTCTGTCATTGCTGGCTGCCACATTGGTAAGCGCTCAAAATGACAATTGCTCAGGAGCAACATCACTCACTGTAAGTACGACTTTTACATCAGGAGCTATTACTTCCACTAACACAGGAGCCATTACGGATGGCTCACTTCCGTCCTGTAATGGCGACGCAGTCGAAAATGTATGGTTTAGCGTAGTTGTTCCGGCAAGTGGAAACCTTAAGATAGAAACCCGCGAGGTTACAGGGTCTTCTTTCGATGATTCGGTACTTACCGTTTACAGCGGAAGCTGTGGTTCCTTAACAGAGATTGATTGTAATGATGATGGAGGTGATGGTTATTTTTCGCTTCTTTCATTAACCGGACAGACTCCCGGTGCAACTCTTTATGTAAGTGTATGGAAATATAATTCTAATACAAGTAACGGGGAATTCCAGATTTCTGCATATAATCCTTTACCCCCTGCTAATGATAATTGTTCAGGAGCTACCCTACTAACGGTAGGGACAAATTTTGCTTCAGGAACAGTGACTTCCAACAATAACGGAGCCACTACAGACAGCGCTCTTCCTTCCTGTAATTCGGATGCCACTGAAAATGTATGGTTTAGTGTTGTGGTTCCACAGAGCGGTAATATCACCATAGAAACCAGAGAAGATTCAAGTTCTTCATTTGGAGACTCCTCGCTTTCCATATATAGTGGAACCTGTGGCTCTTTAACTGAAATTGGGTGTAATGATGACGGCGGTGACGGTCTTTTCTCACTGATTGCATTAACGGGACAAACTCCGGGAGCTACATTATACATCAGTGCATGGAAATATGATTCTGGTGAAGCGAGTGGAGACTTCCTGATTTCAGCATACGACAGTACTTCACTGTCTACCCATGAAGTGGCTGACAACAGAAAAAAGATCAGCGCGGCTCCAAATCCTTTCACGGATCTTCTTACCATTTCAGATATATCCGAAGTAAAATCAATCAATGTAACTGATGTTTCAGGTAAACTGGTTAAAGTCATTGAAAAACCATCTGCATCACTCTATCTTGGTGATCTAAAAGAGGGTGTCTATTTTATTTCCTTAAAAATGAATAATGGAAGTATAAAAACCCTGAAAACGATAAAAAAATAAATCATCTTTAATCCATAGAAAAGGCTGCCAGTGGCAGCCTTTTCTATGGATTATTGTTCATATTTTATGATTCAAAGATTAAAATTTCCACAAAAACAAAAAAGAGGGGGAACTATTTATTGATCGCTTCCAGCCAACTCTCGTTCAATCGCTTCACTTTTTTCGTCTGCTTATCGATTAAAACCCACAGGGTAAGTGAATCTACAACCAACTGATCATTGCAATAAAACTCAACTTTTCTGGGTTGCCTGATTCCTTCCGGAGCTTTAGGATATGTTTTAACAGTAATGGTATCCCCTAAATATACCTGTTTTTTGTATTGAATATGGTGATCGAGCAGCATCCAGATATCATCGGGACAATCCGTTTTATGTCTTACCAGATCCCAGTGTTCAGCAGCAATTTCTTCTACCCAGCTTACATACTGTACATTATTAACGTGTTTATTCTGATCTATATTTTCTTCAGTTACTTTGATCTGTTTTTCATATACTAGGCTCATCTTTCTCCAAAATTTACTCAAAAATAAGGCATAAAAAACAAAAACTCCTCAAAAACGGGATGACCTTTCCACGACTGACATAAAATTATTTTTATTCTGATCACAAAAAAAACGGAATCAGATGTCTGATCCGATTCCGTTTTAAATATGGTATTTAATATTATTATTTAGACTTTCCAGCCGGTTTAGCAGTTGTTGCTGCAGCACCTAATTTAGTTTTTACAGCAGATGTGATATCCTCGCTTCCATCTGTGTATACAAGATTATTAGCTCCTTGCCCTAACGAAGTATCAAACACATAGCTTAAACTTCTTTCCTTAGCTACCGCAGAGATCGTGTTTTGTACTTTTTGCTGTAATGGAGTAAAAAGCTCAGTCTGCTTAGCAGAAATCTCCTTAGCTGCCTGCCCTCTTGCATCTTCTATCTTTTTGCCCAATGTCTGTAATTCTGTTTGTGCAGCGATCAGTTCTTTAGTCACAGCTTCTTTATTAGCCTCACTTAAGGTTTTTTCTTTATCCTGTGCTGCTTTTAGTTTAGTCTGATATTCTCCAATCAATTTTTCAATTTCAGTTTGCTTGGTTTTAGTCAGGTTATCAATCGTTGCAGTTACCGTTTTCACTTCAGACATACTTGCAAAAATATCATCAGAGTTCACATGACCGATTTTTTGTTGAGCATGAGCAGCATTAGCAGTTAGCGTCAACCCTGCTGCCATAAAAAATACTTTAATTAAATTCATTTTGTTAATAATTGTTTTACAGAAATTGTTTTTTCGTGTTCAAATATAATACAAATTTTCATTACTCTTTTAATCTTTACTCTCTATCAAAAGCCTTGAAAAATGAGGAAAGAAAAATTGAACTTCAAATCAACAAAAAGTCTCCTCAAAACTGAGAAGACTTTCAAATAATATCTATAATATGGAAAACACTGATCGTTAATGAAACTGTGCTGTTTCCGTAGAATCTTTCATAGCGACTGTTGCGGAAGACCCGTTGGTAACCACATTCTGCACCTCGTCAAAATACCCTGTTCCTACAAAAGACTGGTGTTTCACCGCTCTGAATCCTTTTTGCTGCAAGGCAAATTCGCGTTCCTGAAGTTCAGAATATCCTGCCATTCCTCTTTCTTTGTACGCTAAAGCCAATTCAAACATTGCGGTATTCAGCGCATGGAAACCTGCCAGTGTGATAAACTGAAATTTATAGCCCATTTTTGCAAGTTCTTCACGGAAATTAGCCATTTCCTCCACACTCAGTCTTGCCGCCCAGTTGAATGATGGCGAACAGTTATAAGCCAACATCTTCCCGGGAAACTGAGCATGAATTCCTTCTGCAAATTTTCTCGCCTGTTCCAGATCAGGATTGGACGTTTCCATCCAAATCAGATCTGCGTAGGGAGCGTAGGATAAGCCTCTGTCTATTCCCTGCTCTACTCCGTTGTTCACCACATAAAAACCTTCGGAAGTTCTTTCTCCGGTCACAAATCTTCTGTCTCTCTCATCAATATCCGAAGTCAAAAGATCCGCTGCATCTGCATCTGTTCTTGCAATAATGATACTCGGTACCCCCAATACATCTGAAGCCAGACGGGCTGCAACCAGTTTATTAATAGCTTCCTGAGTAGGAACCAAAACTTTTCCGCCCAGATGCCCGCATTTTTTTGCCGAAGAAAGCTGGTCTTCAAAATGTACGGCTGCTGCTCCTGCTTCGATCATCTGTTTCATCAGTTCAAAAGCATTCAGGTTTCCACCGAATCCGGCTTCAGCATCTGCAATAATCGGAACCAGGTATTCTTTATCTCCGTTTCCACTCACCGACTGGATCTGATCTGCTCTTAATAAAGCATTATTGATTTTTTTCACCACAGAAGGCACTGAATTCGCAGGATACAGTGACTGGTCAGGGTACATTTCTCCTGATAGATTAGCATCTGCAGCAACCTGCCATCCTGAAAGATAGATCGCTTCCAACCCTGCGTCTACTTCCTGAACCGCCTGATTTCCTGTCAAAGCACCCAGTCCGGCTACATAATCCTGGTTATTTAATTTCTCCCAGAATTTATTGGACATTTCTGTCGCAATGGTATAATCAATTTTATAAGAGCCGCGAAGCTTTAATACTTCTTCAGCTGTATACGTTCTTTTTACTCCGGTCCAGCGTGGATTGTTCAGCCACTCCTGTTCTATAGCATGGATCTGTTCTTGTCTTGTTTTCATAATATTTGGATTTATTGTTTTAATCAGGGATTTGAATAGGTTTTAGTGTAATAGTGTATGAAGACTGTGAGTTATAGATTACGGTTTGAGCCTTTTTAGACTAATTTTTTGCCGTTTTCCAATACCGAAATACTCCTAATCAATAAACGGATACGCTTTCAAAGTCAGAAATTCTTCGAACTTCACTGAGAATACCAGCTCATTAAAAAGTTCTTTCGCGAGATTGAATTTTCCTTTTCTGAAACGTTCTTCGCCTACATATTTTTCGATACGGTCTATTTCTTCAGCCTCCCACTGGAGAATCATTTCACGGTTCAATGTCCGGCCATCATCAAGTTTGGCTTCATTTTTCAGCCATTGCCAGAGCTGTGTTCTTGAAATCTCTGCTGTTGCAGCATCTTCCATCAGATTATAAATAGCTGCTGCACCAACTCCCATTAACCAACTTTCCAGGTACAGAATACCGACATTGATATTCTTCCGTACGCCTTTTTCGGTGATTTCACCTTTTGGAATCTCCAGCAGATCTGTTTCATTGATATGGTATTCAAATTTTTTATCGATCTGATTTTGTGTCGGCATATACTGATCAAAAATATCTTTCGCGACAGAAATTAATGCCGGATGTGCCACCCAGGTTCCATCATGGCCGTTTTTCACCTCCCGCTTCTTATCATTACGTACTTTTTCAAAAGCGATACTGTTGGCTTCATAATTATCTTTCACAGGGATCTGAGCTGCCATTCCCCCAATTGCATGAACGTTCCTTTTGTGACAGATCTCAATCACTCTTTTTGAATAGGCTTCCATAAAAGGAGATGCCATCGTCACCTGATCTCTGTCCGGAACCATAAATTCGGGAAGGTTTCTAAACTTTTTGATAAATGAAAAAATATAATCCCATCTTCCGCAGTTCAGGCCGGCACTGTGCTCTTTTAATTCAAATAAAATTTCATCAATCTGAAATGAAGCGGTAATGGTTTCGATCAAAACAGTTGCTTTGATGGTTCCTGTAGGAATTTCCAGATAATTTTGGACAAAAACAAAGACCTCATTCCACCAGCGGGCTTCTTGATAATGTTCTAATTTCGGAAGATAAAAATAGGGACCGGTTCCGTTTTTCAGCAACTGTTCTGCATTCAGGAAAAAGTAAATTCCAAAATCAGTCAGTGATCCTGATGCTTCTTCCCCATTAATTTCGATATGTTTTTCCGGAAGGTGAAGCCCTCGTGGGCGCACCTGAAGAACAGCTGTTTTTTCATTAAGTGTATATGTTTTTCCATTTTCGGCAGTGAAATCTATTGTATTTCTTATGGCATCTGCCAGATTTATCTGTCCCTGAATACAGTTTTCCCAGGTAGGCGAACTGCTGTCTTCAAAATCAGCCATAAAAGTCAGAGCTCCTGAATTCAATGCATTAATGATCATTTTCCGGTCTACCGGTCCGGTAATCTCTACCCTTCTGTCTAACAGATCAGCAGGAAGTGGCGCACAGGTCCAGTTTCCGTTTCTCACCTCTTCCGTTTCTGGCAAGAACCCGGGAAGATCTCCTTTATCAAAAAATTGCTGTGTTTTTTTTCTTTCTTCCAGAAGTGTGAGTCTTTTCTGATTGAAATTCTGATGAAGTGCAACCAGAAAATCGGTCAATTCCGGAGTGAAAATCTCTTCAAACTGCTTCTGAGCTTTTATTTTTAATTGGGTTTTGGTTTCCATAACCTGTTGATTTTGTGATTTGATGTTACAAACATAAATAAAAATTTTCACACACAGCGAACGTTCGCTAAATATTTTTAAAAATTATTATGCGAATAATCGCATCCAATTATTTATATTTGAATATGAATTCAGAAAGCGATTTTATCAAAACGGTTTTCGGGCTTAAGCTCAAGCAGCTGAGACAAAAGAAAAACTGGTCTCTACAGGATCTTGCAGTAAAGACCGGTCTGTCAAAGTCTTATTTAAATGAAATTGAAAACGGAAAAAAATATCCGAAGCATGATAAAATCATTCAGCTTTCAGAATCGCTGAGCTGTACTTTTGATGAATTGGTTTCCACGAAACTTGATAAAAGTTTAGCTCCCTTCAACGAAATTCTTCAGTCGGATTTCTTTAAAGAAGTCCCGTTGGATCTCTTTGGCATCAGCAAAAACAACCTTATCAGCATTATCAGTGATGCTCCTAAAAAAGTAACCGCTTTCATCAATGCCCTGATTGAGATTTCACAGAATTATAATTTAGGAAAAGAACGTTTTTATTTTGCCGTATTGCGATCTTTTCAAGAACTGTACGATAATCATTTTCCAGAAATAGAGGAAAAAACAGTAGAATTTATTAAAGAAAACGGTCTGGATATCAGCAAAGATCTGAGGGCTTCTGTTTTAGAAAAAATTCTTATTGAAAAGTTTCATTACACCATCAGATCTGAGGATTTTGAACAGTTTGGAACATTGGACAACCTACGTTCCCTCTTTATTCCCGAACAGAAACTCTTACTTTTAAATCAAAAACTTGAAAAAGACCAAAGAACATTTATTCTGGCCAAAGAAATAGGATTCAATGTTTTGGAATTAAAAATCCGTCCGAATACTTATTCATGGCTGGATTTTGGAAGTTTTGAGGAAATTCTGAACAATTTTTACGCTTCTTATTTCGCCGGAGCTTTATTGATTTCAAAGAAACAAGCTCTTGAAAAAACATCGGAATTTCTTCTCCAGCATACATGGGAACCAAAGAGTTTTGAGGAGCTGATCGAAAGTTTTACAGATTCCCCTGAAACTTTTTATTACCGACTCACCAACCTGCTTTCTTCTGAACTGGGGATCAAAGATTTATTTTACCTGTGCCTGGTCAAGAAAAAGAGTTCAGACAAAATCCAGATCTTAAAAGAGCTTCATCTGAACCACCAGCAAGCCCCGCATGCCAATGCTATGAATGAGCACTACTGCAGAAGATGGATTGCAGTAAAAAACCTCCATCATCTGAAGGAGAATGAAACGCTTACAGATGCTCAGATCTCTCATTACAAGGATCAGGGAGTAAGCTATCTTGTGATTTCAACTTCACAGAAAAATCCGTTTTCTGACGGAAGCAACAGAAGCTACTGCCTTGGAATATTACTGAACACTCAGACCATTAAAAAGATTGGTTTTATAAAATCTCCAACTTTAAAAACAGTCAATGTAGGAGTTACGTGCGAATCGTGCAGTATTCCGGATTGTGAAGTGAGGCAGGCCCCGCCGGTACGGCTGGAAAAGGAACATTTTAACCTGAGTATGAAGAACGCGATTGAGAAGATCAGAAAACAAATGACGATTGATAGTTGATAGTTGATAGTTGATAGTTGATAGTTGATAGTTGATAGTTGATAGTTGCAAAATTAAAGCTTCTATATCTAACCTTTATTTTCTATCTTCTTATTTTAAAAAAACACACATGATACTAGATTTATTTTTCCCCAACCGCTGTATTCATTGCAGCCGGATTATCGATGCAGATCTTTTAGTCTGCGATTTATGTTTTGAACAAATCCATTTTACCCACTTTGATTATTTGAGTGAAAATATCATCAAAGAAAGGTGCAGACTCCTCTTTCCGGTTGAGAAGACGTATGCTCTGATGAAATTTGAACAAGATGGGTTAAGCCGGAAACTCATCCATGAACTGAAATACAAAAGCCGGGAAACCGCCGGAAAAACTCTTGCCCAATGGACCGCAGAACGTCTGGATTTCAAAGATGAAAAACCTGACGTATTGGTATCTGTTCCGCTTCATCCGAAAAAATTAAAAGAAAGAGGTTACAATCAGCTGCATTTATTCACAGAGACTCTCTCAGAGTTATACCACATTCCGTTTGAACATGAATTAGTTCAAAGAAATCATTATTCAAAAGCACAGGCTCTAAAAGATAAGAAACACCGGCTGGATACAGTGAATCCTTTTTCTCTTTCAAAACCAGTCTCCGGAAAGCATATTCTTTTGGTTGATGATGTTTTCACGACAGGAAATACGGTATCATCTATTGCATGGGAAATTTTGAATGCCGGAGATAATAAAGTGAGTGTTTTGGTGATGGCGGTGGATGTGTAGGAGTTTGAGCGTTTCGGGATGCATATTTTAAGGTGCGGGTTATCATCTTGTCTTTGTGTCCAGACACTCAATCTCTTAGCCCTACACCCTAAAAGTTATAAAACACTCATTGCCACAGACTCAATTCTTTTTACTAATTTTCCGGCAAACTATTGATCATGAAAAATCTGCTTTTGCTGCACGGCGCATTGGGACACAGTGACATTTTTAAGCCTTATGAAAAGGAGCTGTCAAAATATTTTACTATCCATACGCTTTTATTCTCAGGACACGGAAATACGGAGATTCCTGAAAACGGCATCAGTATTGAAAAATATGCTGAAGAGTTAAAAAATTATCTAGATGAAGAAGATTTAAAGGACGTTTATATTTTCGGCCACAGCATGGGAGGTTACGCAGCACTTTGTTGTGCTTTACAGCATCCGGAAAGAATTGATTCCATTATGACCTTAGGCACAAAATTCGACTGGACTGAGGAGCAGGCTTTAAAGGAAAGTAAAATGCTTGACCCGGAAACTATTCTTCTGAAAATCCCCAAATATGCTGAACAGCTGGAAAATCAGCATGGTACAAAATGGAAAGAGCTACTTCCTGCCATTGCAAAAATGATGGTTTCGCTGGGGAAAAATCCGCCACTGAACGAAAGCAGTCTTTGGGCTATAAATATTCCTGTACAAATTATGACGGGAGATAAAGACAATATGGTCAGTATAGAAGAAAGTATAAGTGCTTACCGCAGTATCCCCAATGCAAAATTGGCCATACTTCCGGATACCAAGCATCCTATGGAAAAAGTACGGCCCAATTTATTATTTGATCTGATGAAAGATTTCTGGAATCTCTCTTAATTTATCGTTGAAGTTTTTCGCCGTAACTTAAATCTCCGGCATCACCAAGTCCTGGTGTGATGTATCCTTTTGAAGTTAATCCTTCATCAATAGCTCCCACCCATATTTTTGCATCAGGATAAGCTTTTTCGATGGTTTCAACTCCCTGTCTGGAAGCGATTGCAGCAACAATATGCAGCTGAGTAGGCGTTCCGTTGGTTAAAAGGTCTTTGATGGCTTCAATTAAAGAGGCTCCTGTCGCCAGCATCGGATCGGCTACAATTAATGGTCTTCCTTCGATACTCGGACAGGTAAGATAATCCTGTTTGATAGAGAAGTAATCATTGGCATCGTGCTTTCTGTAGGCTGCAACAAAACCGCAGTCTGCTCTGTCCAGATAGCTCAGAATCCCTTCAAATAAAGGCA includes:
- the aceB gene encoding malate synthase A; translation: METKTQLKIKAQKQFEEIFTPELTDFLVALHQNFNQKRLTLLEERKKTQQFFDKGDLPGFLPETEEVRNGNWTCAPLPADLLDRRVEITGPVDRKMIINALNSGALTFMADFEDSSSPTWENCIQGQINLADAIRNTIDFTAENGKTYTLNEKTAVLQVRPRGLHLPEKHIEINGEEASGSLTDFGIYFFLNAEQLLKNGTGPYFYLPKLEHYQEARWWNEVFVFVQNYLEIPTGTIKATVLIETITASFQIDEILFELKEHSAGLNCGRWDYIFSFIKKFRNLPEFMVPDRDQVTMASPFMEAYSKRVIEICHKRNVHAIGGMAAQIPVKDNYEANSIAFEKVRNDKKREVKNGHDGTWVAHPALISVAKDIFDQYMPTQNQIDKKFEYHINETDLLEIPKGEITEKGVRKNINVGILYLESWLMGVGAAAIYNLMEDAATAEISRTQLWQWLKNEAKLDDGRTLNREMILQWEAEEIDRIEKYVGEERFRKGKFNLAKELFNELVFSVKFEEFLTLKAYPFID
- a CDS encoding OmpH family outer membrane protein yields the protein MNLIKVFFMAAGLTLTANAAHAQQKIGHVNSDDIFASMSEVKTVTATIDNLTKTKQTEIEKLIGEYQTKLKAAQDKEKTLSEANKEAVTKELIAAQTELQTLGKKIEDARGQAAKEISAKQTELFTPLQQKVQNTISAVAKERSLSYVFDTSLGQGANNLVYTDGSEDITSAVKTKLGAAATTAKPAGKSK
- a CDS encoding UDP-2,3-diacylglucosamine diphosphatase, with the translated sequence MLKTIINLEPGKKVYFASDQHFGAPNPKESKVREEKFIRWMDEIKEDAQVLFLMGDLFDFWHEWKHVIPKGYVRVLGKIAELKDRGIHIYFFVGNHDLWMKDYLEEEIGCTVFYKKQYFEMGGKQFLLAHGDGLGPGDKGYKRMKKLFTNPVAQWFFKWLHPDIAMKLALYLSQKNKMISGEEDKAFLGEEKEFLIIYSKEKLKTQEIDYFIYGHRHLPMVLDMEQKAKYINLGDWISYFTYGVFEKDFELKTFKDGTKKNYP
- the aceA gene encoding isocitrate lyase; its protein translation is MKTRQEQIHAIEQEWLNNPRWTGVKRTYTAEEVLKLRGSYKIDYTIATEMSNKFWEKLNNQDYVAGLGALTGNQAVQEVDAGLEAIYLSGWQVAADANLSGEMYPDQSLYPANSVPSVVKKINNALLRADQIQSVSGNGDKEYLVPIIADAEAGFGGNLNAFELMKQMIEAGAAAVHFEDQLSSAKKCGHLGGKVLVPTQEAINKLVAARLASDVLGVPSIIIARTDADAADLLTSDIDERDRRFVTGERTSEGFYVVNNGVEQGIDRGLSYAPYADLIWMETSNPDLEQARKFAEGIHAQFPGKMLAYNCSPSFNWAARLSVEEMANFREELAKMGYKFQFITLAGFHALNTAMFELALAYKERGMAGYSELQEREFALQQKGFRAVKHQSFVGTGYFDEVQNVVTNGSSATVAMKDSTETAQFH
- the queD gene encoding 6-carboxytetrahydropterin synthase QueD, with amino-acid sequence MIRITKIFTFETAHVLYNYDGKCKNMHGHSYKLFVTVKGKVINDLENSKNGMVVDFGDIKSIVKSEIVDLWDHAVLVNALSPHKELGEDLENKGHKVIYCSFQPTCENMLYAIAAKIKSKLPAEVSLAYLKLHETENSYGEWFAEDNK
- a CDS encoding acyl-CoA thioesterase — encoded protein: MSLVYEKQIKVTEENIDQNKHVNNVQYVSWVEEIAAEHWDLVRHKTDCPDDIWMLLDHHIQYKKQVYLGDTITVKTYPKAPEGIRQPRKVEFYCNDQLVVDSLTLWVLIDKQTKKVKRLNESWLEAINK
- a CDS encoding acyl transferase → MKNIFSIQTEQDFLDASLAAFHYQYENVEIYRKFVDFLKINPDEVRSLTKIPFLPIEMFKNHQILNKEATADLFFQSSGTTQMNLSKHFIADPDLYEESIYKSFEQFIGKPEDFIFLGLLPSYLEKQNSSLIYMVDYLMKKSAKPENGYFLYNHSELFELLNSLKDKKVILFGVSFALLDFLDTVESLNFSMAESQNLTVIETGGMKGRKEEMTKDELLKILQTGFKTDKIYSEYSMTELLSQAYSLGNNEYKCPNWMKILVRNAEDPFSYEEEGRTGAVNIIDLANIHSCCFIATQDLGKTLAEDKFQVLGRIDHSDIRGCSLLVS
- a CDS encoding phosphate ABC transporter permease, whose product is MTDQVKSFFIFLMLIGVSTLLSAQKKTEKDIWSGNYIVNTLNREGSKTEDTLIITRIKEADPDEIPSKEESDLARWSMISKRDGGKDKITVKRFLFDVENKEDAYEEFGWTDLHKQGKMDCIDGGHFFICQTQPNTTVTFGKEETYLTKTGVFGIWLHYGVVELQKK
- a CDS encoding T9SS type A sorting domain-containing protein codes for the protein MKKKLLFCLSLLAATLVSAQNDNCSGATSLTVSTTFTSGAITSTNTGAITDGSLPSCNGDAVENVWFSVVVPASGNLKIETREVTGSSFDDSVLTVYSGSCGSLTEIDCNDDGGDGYFSLLSLTGQTPGATLYVSVWKYNSNTSNGEFQISAYNPLPPANDNCSGATLLTVGTNFASGTVTSNNNGATTDSALPSCNSDATENVWFSVVVPQSGNITIETREDSSSSFGDSSLSIYSGTCGSLTEIGCNDDGGDGLFSLIALTGQTPGATLYISAWKYDSGEASGDFLISAYDSTSLSTHEVADNRKKISAAPNPFTDLLTISDISEVKSINVTDVSGKLVKVIEKPSASLYLGDLKEGVYFISLKMNNGSIKTLKTIKK